In a genomic window of Vigna angularis cultivar LongXiaoDou No.4 chromosome 6, ASM1680809v1, whole genome shotgun sequence:
- the LOC108341335 gene encoding coniferyl alcohol acyltransferase, which yields MCSENGDFSVQVTNEEVVAAVLPMQEHWLPLSNLDLLLPPLDVGVFFCYKNPIITSKPMEDSATNKISFGTMVGSLKKALAQTLISYYVFAGEVMLNSMGEPEVLCNNRGVDFVEAQADVELKNLNFYNPDQSIEGKFVPKKKNGVLVVQTTALKCGGIIVACTFDHRISDAYSTNMFLVSWAAMAHPTITILSTTSCHPCFRRSLLNPRRPGSIHPSLNQMYTSISHLPLPPPPTTTATATALLSRIYFVTAEQLHHMQSLAVTRTKLECFSAFLWKMVACAASRDTNSKRATVKMGIVIDGRKRLGNGDKESEAMMKCYFGNVLSIPFGGKLVEELVKEPLGYVVEDVHEFLSVATTEEHFLGLIDWMEAQRPIPGVSRIYCNRADEGPAFVVSSGQRFPKEKVDFGWGKAIFASYHFPWGGEAGYVMPMPSPLENGDWVVYMYLAKKHLDIIETEAAHVFKPLTWDYLNK from the exons atgtgttctgAAAATGGAGATTTTTCTGTGCAAGTGACGAACGAAGAGGTGGTGGCAGCAGTGTTACCAATGCAGGAACATTGGCTTCCACTCTCTAACCTTGACCTGCTTCTACCTCCATTGGATGTAGGAGTATTCTTTTGCTACAAGAACCCTATTATCACATCCAAACCCATGGAAGATAGTGCCACCAACAAAATCAGCTTTGGAACCATGGTGGGGTCTTTGAAGAAGGCCTTGGCACAAACCCTAATCTCTTATTATGTGTTTGCAGGTGAAGTCATGCTCAACAGCATGGGTGAACCTGAAGTTCTCTGTAACAATCGTGGTGTTGATTTTGTTGAAGCTCAGGCAGATGTTGAACTCAAGAACCTCAACTTTTACAACCCAGACCAATCTATTGAAGGCAAGTTTGttccaaagaagaagaatggTGTGCTTGTTGTACAG ACCACCGCACTTAAGTGTGGAGGAATAATAGTGGCATGTACATTTGATCATCGCATATCAGATGCATATTCAACAAACATGTTTCTTGTTTCATGGGCTGCCATGGCCCACCCCACAATTACCATTCTCTCCACCACTTCCTGCCATCCATGTTTTCGTCGCTCTCTTCTCAATCCTCGTCGTCCAGGTTCCATCCACCCTTCTTTGAACCAAATGTACACTTCTATCTCCCATCTCCCTCTCCCTCCCCCTCCCACCACCACTGCCACCGCCACCGCTCTCCTTAGTCGTATATACTTTGTCACGGCAGAGCAACTTCACCATATGCAGTCCCTCGCCGTCACACGCACGAAGCTGGAGTGTTTCTCGGCTTTCTTGTGGAAGATGGTTGCATGTGCAGCTTCAAGAGACACAAATAGTAAAAGAGCTACTGTCAAAATGGGCATTGTGAttgatggaaggaagagactAGGCAATGGTGACAAAGAGAGCGAAGCAATGATGAAGTGTTACTTTGGGAACGTGCTTTCCATACCCTTTGGAGGGAAACTAGTTGAGGAGTTGGTGAAGGAGCCATTAGGGTACGTGGTCGAGGATGTTCACGAGTTTTTGTCGGTGGCCACCACGGAGGAGCATTTCTTAGGACTAATTGATTGGATGGAGGCTCAGAGGCCGATTCCTGGAGTGTCAAGAATTTATTGTAATCGTGCCGACGAGGGACCAGCCTTTGTGGTGTCGTCCGGTCAAAGGTTTCCAAAGGAGAAGGTGGATTTTGGGTGGGGGAAAGCAATTTTTGCATCGTACCATTTTCCTTGGGGCGGCGAAGCTGGTTATGTTATGCCAATGCCAAGTCCTTTGGAGAATGGTGATTGGGTTGTGTACATGTACCTTGCAAAGAAGCACTTGGACATCATAGAGACTGAAGCTGCTCATGTGTTTAAGCCCTTGACTTGGGATTACCTTAACAAATAA